A stretch of Aeromicrobium tamlense DNA encodes these proteins:
- a CDS encoding hemerythrin domain-containing protein: MSPTPLLLPGQAAAPEGPADMTMMYVLHHAFRRDLRDFTRAAAHTATDDTPRWVLLAERWSLFTHELHQHHTKEDEILWPLLLERVRAASDAESERVLHEMEAEHAVLDPLLTAASAALERLSAGGDVRAHDLLSDSLEELGEALDQHLGHEESAAIPILHRYVGGSEWEELERTRFRPKQSLAQARQFVPWALKGLPADAEHRVLNLGGPALRIINALGRRRFQAQEAAAFGAA; encoded by the coding sequence ATGTCCCCCACCCCCTTGCTGCTGCCGGGCCAGGCCGCCGCGCCCGAAGGCCCCGCCGACATGACCATGATGTACGTCCTGCACCACGCGTTCCGGCGCGACCTGCGGGACTTCACCCGCGCCGCCGCGCACACCGCCACCGACGACACCCCGCGCTGGGTCCTGCTCGCCGAGCGCTGGTCGCTGTTCACGCACGAGCTGCACCAGCACCACACCAAGGAGGACGAGATCCTCTGGCCGCTGCTGCTCGAGCGCGTGCGCGCCGCCTCCGACGCCGAGTCCGAGCGCGTCCTGCACGAGATGGAGGCCGAGCACGCCGTCCTCGACCCGCTGCTGACCGCGGCGTCCGCCGCACTCGAGCGGCTCTCGGCCGGTGGCGACGTGCGGGCCCACGACCTGCTGTCCGACTCGCTGGAGGAGCTCGGCGAGGCGCTGGACCAGCACCTGGGTCACGAGGAGAGCGCGGCCATCCCGATCCTGCACCGCTACGTCGGCGGCAGCGAGTGGGAGGAGCTCGAGCGGACCCGGTTCCGGCCGAAGCAGTCGCTCGCGCAGGCGCGGCAGTTCGTGCCGTGGGCGCTCAAGGGTCTGCCGGCCGACGCGGAGCACCGGGTGCTGAACCTCGGCGGTCCCGCGCTGCGCATCATCAACGCCCTCGGGCGCCGGAGGTTCCAGGCGCAGGAGGCGGCGGCGTTCGGCGCGGCTTGA
- a CDS encoding DUF3800 domain-containing protein, whose protein sequence is MRELSIFIDESGDFGPFEKHSPFYVLSLVFHDQSDDIAGHLDKIHEALLSRGLRKNHAIHTGPLIRREKDYRLLDMPSRRSIFRVLVDFVRTCDVTHHSWVFSKREVGDTDKLVSAMSRALGELIRSNYEYFTSWQRIVIYYDNGQKEITNLVNSVFNAHLSVEVRQVVPADYSLFQAADLCCTMALLRQKIGAGGLSPSERGFFSTPKDSAERALKKGYFKTLDRKRFGA, encoded by the coding sequence GTGCGTGAGCTGAGCATCTTCATCGACGAGTCAGGGGACTTCGGCCCGTTCGAGAAGCACTCGCCGTTCTACGTGCTGAGTCTCGTCTTCCACGACCAGAGCGACGACATCGCCGGTCACCTCGACAAGATCCACGAGGCACTGCTCTCCCGTGGACTGCGGAAGAACCATGCGATCCACACCGGACCATTGATCCGTCGTGAGAAGGACTACCGCCTGCTCGACATGCCGTCGCGCCGATCGATCTTCCGGGTGCTCGTCGACTTCGTCCGTACCTGCGACGTGACTCATCACTCGTGGGTGTTCAGCAAGCGCGAGGTGGGCGACACCGACAAGCTCGTCAGCGCCATGTCGCGCGCGCTCGGTGAGCTCATCCGCTCGAACTACGAGTACTTCACCTCTTGGCAGCGCATCGTCATCTACTACGACAACGGCCAGAAGGAGATCACCAACCTCGTCAACAGCGTGTTCAACGCCCACCTGAGCGTCGAGGTACGCCAGGTGGTCCCCGCGGACTACAGCCTGTTCCAAGCCGCGGACCTCTGCTGCACGATGGCACTGCTGAGGCAGAAGATCGGGGCCGGCGGATTGTCGCCGTCCGAACGCGGCTTCTTCTCCACGCCCAAGGACAGCGCCGAGCGCGCTCTCAAGAAGGGCTACTTCAAGACGCTGGATCGCAAGCGCTTCGGAGCCTGA